ATTAAAGAGGGATTTAGCAAATCGGCATGTTCAACTAATCGCAATTGGCGGTACTATTGGCACCGGATTATTCTTGGGGTCCGGTAAAGCCATACAACTGGCAGGGCCATCCATCGTCCTTGCCTATTTAGTCGTGGGTATCGCCCTTTTTTTTGTTATGAGGGCGCTTGGAGAACTCCTGTTGTCTAAAGCAGGTTATCAATCTTTTACAGACATTGCCGAAGACTATCTTGGACCACGGGCAGCGTTTGTAACCGGATGGACATATTGGTTTTGTTGGATTATGACTGCTATGGCTGATGTTATTGCTGTTGGTGTATATGTACAATATTGGTTTGATATTCCACAATGGGTACCTGCAATCATCTGTTTGATCATTTTATTAGGACTCAATCTATTAACTGTAAAGCTTTTTGGAGAATTGGAGTTTTGGTTTGCTTTAATAAAGGTAATAACGATTCTTGCATTAATCGGTATTGGGGTTATTTTGCTGATGAAGGGATTCACGACAAATGCAGGAACGGTTACTATTAAAAATCTTTGGGAACATGGGGGACTCTTTCCAAACGGAATCTCAGGTTTCTTACTTTCATTCCAAATGGTTGTATTTGCATTTGTCGGTGTAGAATTAGTGGGTGTTTCCGCAGCAGAAACATCTAATCCACAAAAAAACATTCCATCGGCCATTAATAAAATTCCTTTAAGAATTCTTTTTTTCTACGTTGGCGCACTTATCGTCCTATTATGTATTAATCCATGGACGGAACTAAATGCAGCAGAAAGTCCTTTTGTCAAAACGTTTAGTTTAGTCGGGATTCCGATTGCCGCAGGAATTATTAATTTTGTCGTATTAACTTCAGCCGCTTCTGCTTGTAACAGCGGGATGTTTTCAACAAGTCGAATCCTATATAATTTAAGCACTAATGACCAGGCGCCAGCTAATTTTGCAAAACTGAATAAAAATCATGTACCAGGGAACGCGTTATGGATATCAACGCTTGTTGTTTCAGTGGGAGCTCTTTTGAGCAAGCTTATTCCGGAACAAGCTTTTGGAATCGTGACAACCATTAGTGCCATTTGTTTTATTTGGGTTTGGGGTGTCATTCTAATTTGCCATTTAAGCTATAAGAAAACACGTCCGCATTTACATGCAAAATCAAAATTTAAAGCACCATTGACACCATTTATTAATTACGCTGTCCTAACGTTGTTTGCTATGATTCTCATTATTATGCTGTTTGCTGAAGAAACACGTCCTGCCTTAATGTTGACACCTCTATGGTTTATTCTATTATTTACTTTGTATTCATATAGAAGAAAGGAAAAAAATATTAATTATCAGCATAGAATCAACAATTAATTGATGCCTGGCCCCCGTATGCTAAACGGCAGGGGGCAGGTATGCGAATAGAGGATACACAAAAAAACACAATTTTAAATCACCTAAGAATAATCCCATTGCTGTTCTACAAACTATGAATGTAGAAATTTTTTAGAAAAAGGTACCATACTGCGAAAAACAGAGCTAATTGATTTAAGTGATATTACATTGGAAAGGAATTAAAAAATGAAAAAATTTTTTCTGATTGTATTTTGTTTGATATTAAGTATGCTACTTAATATTTTTCCTGCTCATGCAATTGGAAATACCTCTAGCAATATTTATGAGGTAAAATCAGGTGACACTTTACCTGGACTTGCAAATAAATTTGATACGTTTGTAGAAGAGATAAAAGTAACTAATGGATTGCAATCCAATACATTATTCGTTGGTCAGAAATTGTGGGTTCCGATGATGTATGAAGTTGTTTATGGAGATACACTTAGGGAGATTTCATCAGCATACAATTCAACAGTCGATATGATAAAAACAACAAATGGGCTTTCATCTGAGCAAATACATGTAGGGCAAAGATTGAAGATCATTCCTAAAAAAATGACAATGCAAGGACAGTATATTCTTATGACGAGGGAGGAATTTGGGGATTGGTTATTTCACAACAGATTTACTAGAAAAATAAGTCTAATCCAACAACACCACACATGGTTACCATCATATAAGCAATTTTATAGTTCCAATCATTTTAAAATGTTGAAGAGTATGGAGAATTATCATGTAAATAAAATGGGATGGAAGAATATCGCTCAAAATATTACTACATTTCCTGATGGAAAAATAGCAGTTTCCAGGCCATTTGACATGGCTCCCGAAGGTTCAATTGGAGATGAGGCCAATTCTGTAGGGATAGCCATCGAAAATGTTGGCAACTTCGATATAGGTCATGATGTAATGACCGAGGAACAAAAGGAAACGATTGTTTATATCACTGCTTTGCTTTGTATAAAATTCGGGTTAACTCCATCCGTTGACAGTATTACTTATCATCATTGGTGGCATTACAGAACAAAGGAAAGAGTGTTAGATAACAGTAAAGAGTATGAGGTTAAAACTTGCCCCGGTACTGGATTCTTTGGAGGTAATTCTACAATTAGTGCAAAAACATATTTTTATCCCCTAGTGTCACGTAAAATGCAAGAAATTTCAGCATCTATGCATTGAACTAAAAGGTCAGTTTTATTGTGCTTATTTTATTTTGGAGAATGAGTCTTTGTTAGACCATAAAGAGAAGAGATATTGGAATCGTAATCGTTTAGGCAAAATTGAGTATTTGTTGGTGCATGACCCCCAGTGCGTTAAAGCTTTAACGATGGGGTCATGCATTTAATTTTGAAAACTATAGGTTATGCTATGGTCCACTTAGATTAATGCGATTAGATAGTGAAGTCGAAAGAAAGCCTTGTTAAGTTAGGTAAGCCAAGTGATAAACTACTGAGTTTGAATTTGGATAAGATTTAAGATATAAATAAAAAATTCCTCTCATTTAAACCTAAGGTTTGATACACAAAATTTAAGTGACCTTTTTACATAAAGCGAAACAATTATTAGAAAGAAAGAAATAATGAGTGATAATGGAATACTAAAAACCACTGGGAGATCAATCCCCTGCCATATACTCATTCTTATTTGTTCAAATCCGAGTGTTCGTAATATGCCAGCTAGCATTGAGATTATTGCACTCAAAATCAATCCTGCGTATAGGACTGATAGGACAGGGATTGTTAGCGAGTACAAAAAGGCGAGTAACATTATTTTTATTTTCATTCTTTTTCACTTCTTCTTATGATTTGATGGACTTTAGCATTTGGAGAGATTGTATATTTTTCTTTATAATAAAGTGTTTGTATTTCGCAATTATTGCCGACTACCACTACATCCCCTTCAACAATTTCCGCATCTGTATATGAAAGTTGCAAGTTTCTTCCTTTGATATATTTGCAAGTTAACTTTTTCTTTATTAAAGACAAAGATGCCCTATCCTTTTTAACACATATTTCATCTGCTATAAGACGTTCGATCTTACTTTTACCAGACAATTTTAGGTGAAAGTGTTTTGAATGTATTTCTTTCGCTTGAACAAAGCCAATTGAATCAAATTGTTCCAACTGGAGAATTTGTTCGATAGTCAGCTTTCCTGAACTTTTAATCCTTGATATTTGTCCATTCTTTATCTTTAAATTTCCTGCACTCACAATTTCTTTAACCTTACAATGGTCTTTTATGACACATGTTCCTGTATTTTTTAAAATATCTGCTGCAACATGAGAATGAAAAGTACTATATCCGTGAGTGGAGATTTTTTTTAAGCGTACTTCTTCATATAAAGTAACAAGGCCACGAATATTTAATAGTTCACATTCTTTTTCTAACCTCTTGATATTGCCACCGGTAAGGGTAATACTATGTAGCTTCTGACTTTGTTTACTTGCCATTCATAAACACCACCATACTTTAATTAATATATATTTTAACGATTAAAATATATATTAATTAAAATACATTCATTCTTATTTTGTCAAGAACAAACGTACTATGGAGCAATCACTTAAAAGGATATGGTTAAATGATGTAACTCCAGAAGGGCCTCAAGCCTCCAAAATAATTATTTAGACAATAAAAAAAGGATTTCAACTTTATGAAATCCTTAAAAAATCGTAGTCATTAACTTATTAACATTGATTAATACTTTTGCTATATCTGCTAATTTTTCTTGTGGAATTTTCAAAAATATATCCTGAACTTTAGATTCACCACTATTTGTTAAGATCATTTTAACTACTCGTCGGTCGTCACTTTCTCTTACCCGTTGTACTAAATTTAATTTTTCTAGTTTATCACACATTGATGTAATTGCTCCAGGAGTTACACTGAAAAAATCAGCAATCTCAGTTGCTTTCATTCCACCATTGATTTTCAGCTGGAGAAGAAGAATAAGCTGGTTTTGGGATAGTGACTCACCCTCAGAAAGTAAATTTACAAACATTTTTGATTTTTGCTGTATTTCAAGCATTTCTCTCATAATAATTTCCACATTGTGAATTTGACTATCTTTTGACATGTTATCACAGCCTAATAAAATATTTACTAATTAAAATATATAGTAAGTCTAACTTATAATACTTTTCTTTGCTATCCCTTTCAAGATCGACTTAGAAATCCGAGTCCGACACAATTTCAGTTTTTAGCAAATATTTTATCCTTTTAATTCAACAAAACAGGTAATTCCTGTCTCGAACAATGGATGGAGAAAAAAGCTAGATGCTGCCTGAATGCAGGTTTCATTCGGACAAGGGAAGGAGAAAAAAGCTAAATCCTGTCCGAATGCGGGTCTCATTCGGACAAGACAAGGCAAAAAAAGCAAGATCCTGTCTGAATGCAGTTCTCATTCGGACAAGACAAAGCAAAAAAAGCAAGATCCTGTCTGAATGCAGGTTTCATTCGGACAAGGGAAGGAGAAAAAAGCTAAATCCTGTCCGAATGCGGGTCTCATTCGGACAAGACAAGGCAAAAAAAGCAAGATGCTGTCTGAATGAAGGTCTCATTCGGACAAGGGAAAGGGAAAAAAGCTCGATCCTGTCTGAATGCGGGTCTCATTCGGACAAGACAAGGCAAAAAAAGCAAGATCCTGTCCGAATGCAGGTCACATTCGGACAAGGGAAAGAGAAAAAAGCAAGAACCTGTCTGAATGCAGGTATCATTCAGTTTATCAACATCTTTCAAATTAACTTAAAATATTTCATGCAATACTAAAAATGTGCATGACGGTTGAAAGGTTTTGTGTTAGATATTACCTCCCCCACAATCTCTCCTGTTTTGAGTTTACATACATTCCTTCCATTTATTAGTGAGATAAATCCAAATTTAATCCAATATAACATAAAAATGGATAATTCTATTGACTAATCTGTATATAATGTATATATTGTATATATACGATATGTAAATCGAAGGTGACTAAATGGATATCATTATTTCGAATTCCGTGAAAGACCCCATTTACCAGCAAATTATTAAGCAAATTAAGGAACTTGTTTTAACTGGAAAGCTGTCAGAAGGTGATTCACTCCCTTCTATTCGCCAGTTAGCAAAAGATTTGCAGGTTAGCGTTATTACGACAAAGCGAGCTTATGAAGAATTAGAGAGTGACGGGTTTATCGTCTCAATTGTTGGAAAGGGATCATTTATTGCTAGTCAAAATCAAGAGTTATTAAAAGAACGGCGTTTGAAAATAATCGAGGAAAAATTAATCGAAATCATTGAAGAAAGTAAGCTCGTTCATCTTTCAAAAGAGGAACTAATAGAATTGATTTTAATTTTGTATGGAGATGATTTGAAATGACGAATGTAGTTGAATTTAATAATGTGAAAAAATCATTTAAGAATTTTTCATTGGATGATGTTTCATTTTCGATAAAAAAAGGATTTGTCACTGGGTTTATTGGGGCCAATGGAGCTGGTAAAAGTACAACGATAAAATTATTAATGAAATTATTAAGAAAAGATAGCGGCAACATTACTATTTTTGGTCTTGATCAAGACAAACATAATCAAGAGATTAAAGAACGAATTGGTTTTGTGTATGATGAAAATTGCTTTTACGATACTTTATCCATCAGGGAACTGCGAAAAATAATAGCTCCAATGTATCAAAAATGGAATGATAACC
The DNA window shown above is from Neobacillus sp. WH10 and carries:
- a CDS encoding amino acid permease, which codes for MAQQELKRDLANRHVQLIAIGGTIGTGLFLGSGKAIQLAGPSIVLAYLVVGIALFFVMRALGELLLSKAGYQSFTDIAEDYLGPRAAFVTGWTYWFCWIMTAMADVIAVGVYVQYWFDIPQWVPAIICLIILLGLNLLTVKLFGELEFWFALIKVITILALIGIGVILLMKGFTTNAGTVTIKNLWEHGGLFPNGISGFLLSFQMVVFAFVGVELVGVSAAETSNPQKNIPSAINKIPLRILFFYVGALIVLLCINPWTELNAAESPFVKTFSLVGIPIAAGIINFVVLTSAASACNSGMFSTSRILYNLSTNDQAPANFAKLNKNHVPGNALWISTLVVSVGALLSKLIPEQAFGIVTTISAICFIWVWGVILICHLSYKKTRPHLHAKSKFKAPLTPFINYAVLTLFAMILIIMLFAEETRPALMLTPLWFILLFTLYSYRRKEKNINYQHRINN
- a CDS encoding LysM peptidoglycan-binding domain-containing protein, whose product is MKKFFLIVFCLILSMLLNIFPAHAIGNTSSNIYEVKSGDTLPGLANKFDTFVEEIKVTNGLQSNTLFVGQKLWVPMMYEVVYGDTLREISSAYNSTVDMIKTTNGLSSEQIHVGQRLKIIPKKMTMQGQYILMTREEFGDWLFHNRFTRKISLIQQHHTWLPSYKQFYSSNHFKMLKSMENYHVNKMGWKNIAQNITTFPDGKIAVSRPFDMAPEGSIGDEANSVGIAIENVGNFDIGHDVMTEEQKETIVYITALLCIKFGLTPSVDSITYHHWWHYRTKERVLDNSKEYEVKTCPGTGFFGGNSTISAKTYFYPLVSRKMQEISASMH
- a CDS encoding MarR family transcriptional regulator translates to MSKDSQIHNVEIIMREMLEIQQKSKMFVNLLSEGESLSQNQLILLLQLKINGGMKATEIADFFSVTPGAITSMCDKLEKLNLVQRVRESDDRRVVKMILTNSGESKVQDIFLKIPQEKLADIAKVLINVNKLMTTIF
- a CDS encoding GntR family transcriptional regulator — encoded protein: MDIIISNSVKDPIYQQIIKQIKELVLTGKLSEGDSLPSIRQLAKDLQVSVITTKRAYEELESDGFIVSIVGKGSFIASQNQELLKERRLKIIEEKLIEIIEESKLVHLSKEELIELILILYGDDLK